GTGTCATTTGGCTTCGGGCGAGAACTTCCAATGAAACGTTTAAACCTGGGAGTATACTTTCTTTTGAGTGGCGAGTTCTAGATAACATAAAACTGTTTTTTCCAAATTCTAATAGTTCATATATAGAATTCCAAACAGGAGACAGTTACCCGAAGGTAAGTTGGGCTGTACCAGAAGGTTTAAACCCCAGTTTTCGAATCCCTTACCATTCCACTGAAAAATATTTCTACATCCGATTGCAATCGAGTTCCTTAATTTCATTTCCAATATTATTACTGAATGAAAAAGAATTTCAAAATAAAACCATTTTAGAAACTTCCATCAATTGGTCTTTAGTTTGTATTTGCGCTATCATGTTTATCATTAGTTTGTTTTATGCACTCGCATTCCGAATGTATGCTTTTTTATACTACTCTATCTATGTCGTTACACATACACTATGGTACAACACACAATATGGAAATTCCTTCCACAGTTTTTGGCCTTACGCAACTTGGTGGCAGAGTAAAGCAATTTTATTCTTTTTATCAATTGGTGTAGCTACTTCTTTTCAGTTCACGCGACTATTCCTTCAAACAAAAATCAAAACTCCAATTGCTGATAGAATATTGCTCTTTTTTGCATTGCTTGGTTGTCTTTTGGCTGTAGCAATTTTGTTTTCGGATGAATATGCTCTTTTATTTAAAGTGATTCAATTAACCTATATCGTTTCTATTCCGTTTATACTCCTAACAGGAATTCGAGTATTTATTTTAGGGGATAAAAAGATTGTATTCTTTTTATTGAGTTGGGGCATATACTTCGTATTCGGATATATATCTATTTTCTACTATTTAGGAATTACAAAGTATTCCTTATTAGTTGCTTATGGTCCAGTATTTGCTTTCCCAATAGATTTTTTCTTTTTGTTATTCAATTTATTCCAAAAATACCAAGACCTTACATTAAGTCGAAATAATATTTCAGAACGAATGCTCAAACTTGAGTCACAATTGAGTAACAGGTATTCCAAATCTAAATTAGAAAAAATCGATTATAATCATTATATTCAAAAGTTAGAATTATGGATGAAAGAGTCAAAACCGTATCTCGATGAAATGATGGACTTAGAAAAAACGGCGAAAGCAATTGGACTAAATGTCCAACAAACTTCGGAATTGATCAATGCAAAGTTAGGTCAAAGTTTTCGATCCTTCGTCAATTCATATCGAATCGACGAAGCAAAACGTTTATTAAAAAATAATTCAGAACTAACCATTTTGTCCATTGCATTTACAACTGGATTTGGATCGAAATCTAGCTTCAACTCAGAGTTCAAAAAAACTTTAGGGATAACTCCATTGGAATACAGAAAGAATAAACAATTGGATTAATATGTTATGTTTTTTCTTTTAATTCGATCAACTTGGGATTATTAGGTTCTAAGGATTCGATTTGTTTTAGTAAGTATACGAACCGATCTTTATCTCCATTAATACTACAAACATCTGCTAAATGAATTAAATTTCGAATGTTATGTGGTTGGCGCAATCGAACACGCTCACTCAACTCTTGGGATTCTTCTAAAAAGGATTTTGATTTGTAAATTGAATACAATCGTTTATACAATACAGATGTATGAAACATCCAACTGGTATCGGATGGAAAATTCTCTAAAGCTAAACTCGCATACTCAACCGCTTTCAGTAAAATATTCTCTTTTTCGTATAAACGAGTGATGTATTTTAATTCCTTAATAGAAATTTCTAATGCAGAATTATACGATAAAAGTATGTCCAATGCTTTACTATGTTGTTTTTGTTTGATAAATTTTTTGGCTTCTTCCCAATAAATTCCAGGTTTTGAAAACGATCCTAAATTATACTCTAAGGATATCATACTTAAATCATCAGAGAAATTTCCTTTCGTTTTTAAAATAGAGATCACTGATTCCAAATCTCCATCTGATTCTTCAAGACAATTCAAAATCAGGTTTTGATCTTCATTGATTTCACGATACCTTCCTGATTGCGAAATTACAATATCATCTTTTCCATCTGAACCACAAATGATTTTATCTCCTTTTTGCAACTGGAACACTGAGATAAATCGATTTGTTGGAACTTCCATTACACCCAATTTGTAATAGTGAATCTCATCTTCGATAAAACTTGCTTTTCCATCTCGGTACAAAATGATCCAAGGGTGTTCCAAATTGATAAAGTATAAAGTACCTGTAGATTCTTCTAAAAGGCCAAGAACAGCCGAAACTAACATCGCTCCATCAAAGGTCTCAAATATTTTTTGAAGATCCAAATAACAATCGTGTAACCATCGCTCAGGTGACCTGTTTGAAGAAGTTGGATCCATTTTAGAACGTATTACAATCGAATTGTAAACTGCACCAAGAACAATGGCTCCTCCTGCTCCCTGGATTGATTTACCCATTGCATCACCATTAATAAAGGCCTTATATCGTTTCCCTTGTAAAATTAGATTATAAACAGATAAATAATCTCCACCTAACTGGTATTCCTTACCACGAAAATTAAATTTTTTGTATTGGCTTAGTAAGGTGTTGATTGTTACAGCGTTCCCATCAAATTCTTTTCCGATGAGTGGATCAAATAATAATGTAGTGAGAAAATAATCCCCATCTTGTTGGGACTTTAATGTGTGAAGTTCGTTAGCTGTTTTTGTGACTTCTTCGTTTTTTTTAGTGATCAAAAGATGATTTAAAAATGAATGGAATCGATATCTTTCGATGATGAGTCCACTAAATACACCTAATACATAACTTAGAACTAAGTTTTGCATTGAATACTCAGCTGCTGGTGTGTTTAAGTCTGGTTTATAAATAAAAACAGATAGTAAGAATAAAAATATGGAAATCGGATAATAAATAAAAAGAGTTTTTCTTGGCAGAGGTAAAAATGATAGTATGATCACCACCATCTGCAATCCAGAAACATAAGGAGCATCGTCGGCGATTCTACCTGTAAAGAATGATGTTGTAAACAACACATATCCATACAATACATAACCCCAAGTTAAACCTTCTATTCTAGATTGAACGTTTCTTGAATGATTGAATAATATTAGAAAAATGTAAAAAACACATAATAAAGTGAACCCAATGCGAAAATAGAACATCTCGGGGAATTCAGGATGGAGTTTAGCATCCGTATCAAAAGCAAACCCAAGTAAAGCGATACTCCCGATAATACTTCCAGGGAATTGTATGATTCGGGAATGACGATCTAATTCTTTACAATATTCTAAATTGTATATTTCCCTTTCTGGGATTAAGTCAAAATACTTGGATACAATCGACTTTAAGGTCCGAAACACGATGGTTTATTAGACGAAAAAACCCGCACAAAGGCGGGTTTCTCCAAACTTAAACTTTCTAATTATTAGAAAAAAGTTTTTACCGGTGATTCTGTTGTAGGTGCGATCCGAGAAATGATATCACCAAAAGAGAAAGCAAAAAGCAATGCAAGGAATGCAAATGCTGAGAGGAAAATCACGCGATTTAGCATATTGTCATACTTTAAGTGCATAAAGTATGCTAATACGAAAAATGCCTTACAAGTTGCCACAGCCATTGCTACAATCATATTCCACTTTCCTAAATCGTATTGGGCAACCCAAACAGTTACGAAAGTTCCAAAGAAAAGAGCAAGTAACACATACACGTATGTTTTAATGGATATTACATGGTGTTCGTGTTCTTCTTCCTCTTCGCCATCTTCTACCCACATAGAGGCAGAAGCATGGTCTTCTTTATGATCTTCATCACCCAGAACAAATTTCAACAATTTGTTATCTTTGTTTTCTGATGTGAATTTTGCAAAACGATCTGTTTGGAAAAATTGACCAAACCAGTTTACAATAAATCCAAAAATGGTAGCAGTTGCAATTCCTGGTGCAAAAATTCCAAATCCAAGAACAGGTGTAAAAACAGCCGCAAGTGCAATGAAGTAAAGTCCGTAATTAATTACGTATTCCATTTTATATTCCTTTTTATCCTACCAAGTATAGAAGTGGGAAGAGGTAAATCCATACCAAGTCCACAACGTGCCAAAATAAACCTACACCTTCCACTGGAGTGTAGTATTCAGGTCCAACTTTTCTTCTTAATGTTTTGATGAAAATCCAGAAGATTAGGAGTGCACCCGCAACTACGTGGATCCCGTGAAGACCAGTCATTACGAAGTAAAAACCATAGAACATTTCCCATTTTGGTTGGGAGATCACAGCTTTTAAGCGAGTGACTTCTTCTGCACTGACATGGTTTTTTTCAAGCTCAGCTGGATTTTTTAATAGAGCAGAAATTTTAGATTCACATTCTGCTCTTTTTCCACCTGCCCCACACTTTGGGTCAACTAACGAAAATTTGCCGGGAACAGTTCCTACATGGAACTTGTGGCTATATTCGAAGTATTTGATGACCATGAAGGCACCTGCACAAGCAATTGTGAGAGCAAGCATAATGGCAGCGATTTTATGGAGACCACGTTGCACATAATTGATTGCAGCAGCCATTGTAAAGGAACTTACAAGAAGGACCACTGTGTTCACAGCACCCATCTTCCAATCTAATGTTTCCGAACCATTTTTGAAAACAGTTGGGTAAAGAGAATGGTAAATGAGGTAACCTACGAATAGGCCACCGAACATAAGGATCTCAGTGCAAAGGAATAACCAAATTCCTTGTTTGGAAGAGGCGTACTGGTGGTCCGCACTCTTAAAATGGTGTTGGTGATGAAATTCACTTGAAGAACTAACGGAAGTCATATGGCCCTGCAGTTACTGTTGGAGTATTGATAAAGTTTTCGTGTGGAGGAGGAGAAGACGTTTGCCATTCGAGTGTTTTTGCACCCCAAGGGTTATCAGACGCTTTTTCCCCTTTGAAAATTCCATGAATGATGGTGATGAGTCCTACCAAAAATCCAAGACCAATCAGCCAAGATCCCACTGTAGAGATTTGGTTGAGGTTTGTGTATTCAGGAAGGTAATCAAAGTAACGTCTTGGCATTCCCATAGCCCCTAGTACGAATTGTGGGAAAAAAGTGACATTAAATCCAGTGAAAATAAGAACCCAAGAGATTCTTCCACCTAGGTCAGAAGTCATCCTTCCAAACATTTTTGGAAACCAGTAGTAGATACCGCCCATAAGAGCCATAAGAGTTCCACCCACCATTACATAATGGAAGTGAGCTACCACGAAGTAAGTGTCATGGAAGTGAACGTCCATACCAGTTGATGCAAGGAATACACCTGTCAAACCACCGATGGTAAAGAGGAACATAAAACCAAGAGCGAAGAGCATTGGCGCTTCGAAAGTAACCGTTCCGCGATACATTGTAGAGATCCAGTTGAAGAGTTTGATTGCAGTTGGAACTCCAACAAACATCGTGATGATGGAGAAAATAATTCCAGCAAGAGTGGATTGGCCAGACACAAACATATGGTGTCCCCAAACAAGAAAGGATACTGCTGCAATCGCTACCGAAGAATAAGCAATCGCACGATATCCAAAGATGGTTTTTTTAGAGAACGCAGTGATGAGTTCAGAGATCACACCCATCGCAGGTAGAATCATGATGTACACCGCAGGGTGGGAGTAGAACCAAAAGAAGTGTTGGAAAAGAACTGGGTCTCCCCCAAGGTCTGGATCAAAAATTCCCACACCGAGAGTTTTCTCAGCTCCAATGAGGAGGAGAGTGATGGCAAGGATTGGTGTTGCAAGGATCTGAATGATAGATGTGGAATAGAGAGCCCAAATCATGAGTGGGATTCTGTCCATTGTCATTCCTGGTGCTCGGAGTTTATGAGTGGTTACAATGAAATTGAGTCCCGTTAAGATGGAAGAAAACCCCATTGTGAAAGCACCCAAAACAAGTAAAATCACCCCATTGCCAGTTTTTGCAGTCGAGTAAGGAGTGTAAAATGTCCATCCTGTGTCCACTTGGTTAAAAATCATCGAAGAAGCAGCAATCGCAGCACCTGCAATGAAGATGTAGTAAGACGCAAGGTTGAGCCTTGGGAAAGCAACGTCTTTGGCACCAAGTTGGATCGGGAGGACAAAGTTTCCAAGGAAAGCTGGAATTCCAGGAATGATCACCATGAATACCATGATGGCACCATGAAAAGTCATAAACTTATTATAAGTGTCTGGATCCAAAAGAGGTTCTGCACCGAATTTTGCTAAGTGCAGTCGAATTCCTAAAGCAAAGAAACCACCA
The sequence above is a segment of the Leptospira sp. WS39.C2 genome. Coding sequences within it:
- a CDS encoding 7TM diverse intracellular signaling domain-containing protein, whose amino-acid sequence is MRLKYCFLIYISLFFCNCSYFYENNITNKFEYFEDMTHNVEITNIDSVPKWNSFRENTMNFQYTKSVIWLRARTSNETFKPGSILSFEWRVLDNIKLFFPNSNSSYIEFQTGDSYPKVSWAVPEGLNPSFRIPYHSTEKYFYIRLQSSSLISFPILLLNEKEFQNKTILETSINWSLVCICAIMFIISLFYALAFRMYAFLYYSIYVVTHTLWYNTQYGNSFHSFWPYATWWQSKAILFFLSIGVATSFQFTRLFLQTKIKTPIADRILLFFALLGCLLAVAILFSDEYALLFKVIQLTYIVSIPFILLTGIRVFILGDKKIVFFLLSWGIYFVFGYISIFYYLGITKYSLLVAYGPVFAFPIDFFFLLFNLFQKYQDLTLSRNNISERMLKLESQLSNRYSKSKLEKIDYNHYIQKLELWMKESKPYLDEMMDLEKTAKAIGLNVQQTSELINAKLGQSFRSFVNSYRIDEAKRLLKNNSELTILSIAFTTGFGSKSSFNSEFKKTLGITPLEYRKNKQLD
- a CDS encoding SpoIIE family protein phosphatase, which encodes MFRTLKSIVSKYFDLIPEREIYNLEYCKELDRHSRIIQFPGSIIGSIALLGFAFDTDAKLHPEFPEMFYFRIGFTLLCVFYIFLILFNHSRNVQSRIEGLTWGYVLYGYVLFTTSFFTGRIADDAPYVSGLQMVVIILSFLPLPRKTLFIYYPISIFLFLLSVFIYKPDLNTPAAEYSMQNLVLSYVLGVFSGLIIERYRFHSFLNHLLITKKNEEVTKTANELHTLKSQQDGDYFLTTLLFDPLIGKEFDGNAVTINTLLSQYKKFNFRGKEYQLGGDYLSVYNLILQGKRYKAFINGDAMGKSIQGAGGAIVLGAVYNSIVIRSKMDPTSSNRSPERWLHDCYLDLQKIFETFDGAMLVSAVLGLLEESTGTLYFINLEHPWIILYRDGKASFIEDEIHYYKLGVMEVPTNRFISVFQLQKGDKIICGSDGKDDIVISQSGRYREINEDQNLILNCLEESDGDLESVISILKTKGNFSDDLSMISLEYNLGSFSKPGIYWEEAKKFIKQKQHSKALDILLSYNSALEISIKELKYITRLYEKENILLKAVEYASLALENFPSDTSWMFHTSVLYKRLYSIYKSKSFLEESQELSERVRLRQPHNIRNLIHLADVCSINGDKDRFVYLLKQIESLEPNNPKLIELKEKT
- a CDS encoding cytochrome C oxidase subunit IV family protein; amino-acid sequence: MEYVINYGLYFIALAAVFTPVLGFGIFAPGIATATIFGFIVNWFGQFFQTDRFAKFTSENKDNKLLKFVLGDEDHKEDHASASMWVEDGEEEEEHEHHVISIKTYVYVLLALFFGTFVTVWVAQYDLGKWNMIVAMAVATCKAFFVLAYFMHLKYDNMLNRVIFLSAFAFLALLFAFSFGDIISRIAPTTESPVKTFF
- a CDS encoding cytochrome c oxidase subunit 3 family protein, giving the protein MTSVSSSSEFHHQHHFKSADHQYASSKQGIWLFLCTEILMFGGLFVGYLIYHSLYPTVFKNGSETLDWKMGAVNTVVLLVSSFTMAAAINYVQRGLHKIAAIMLALTIACAGAFMVIKYFEYSHKFHVGTVPGKFSLVDPKCGAGGKRAECESKISALLKNPAELEKNHVSAEEVTRLKAVISQPKWEMFYGFYFVMTGLHGIHVVAGALLIFWIFIKTLRRKVGPEYYTPVEGVGLFWHVVDLVWIYLFPLLYLVG
- the ctaD gene encoding cytochrome c oxidase subunit I, with the protein product MSSAHTKTEHGHTDHNYLNHGSGIWSWMTTLDHKRIGLMYFATVATLFLIGGFFALGIRLHLAKFGAEPLLDPDTYNKFMTFHGAIMVFMVIIPGIPAFLGNFVLPIQLGAKDVAFPRLNLASYYIFIAGAAIAASSMIFNQVDTGWTFYTPYSTAKTGNGVILLVLGAFTMGFSSILTGLNFIVTTHKLRAPGMTMDRIPLMIWALYSTSIIQILATPILAITLLLIGAEKTLGVGIFDPDLGGDPVLFQHFFWFYSHPAVYIMILPAMGVISELITAFSKKTIFGYRAIAYSSVAIAAVSFLVWGHHMFVSGQSTLAGIIFSIITMFVGVPTAIKLFNWISTMYRGTVTFEAPMLFALGFMFLFTIGGLTGVFLASTGMDVHFHDTYFVVAHFHYVMVGGTLMALMGGIYYWFPKMFGRMTSDLGGRISWVLIFTGFNVTFFPQFVLGAMGMPRRYFDYLPEYTNLNQISTVGSWLIGLGFLVGLITIIHGIFKGEKASDNPWGAKTLEWQTSSPPPHENFINTPTVTAGPYDFR